Proteins from one Rosa chinensis cultivar Old Blush chromosome 7, RchiOBHm-V2, whole genome shotgun sequence genomic window:
- the LOC112178296 gene encoding NAC domain-containing protein JA2: MELGFPVGVRFYPTDRELVGHYLHNRAVMGDQFQTKFVSDCPDFYGQNEPWVIWDFYGGNKSRNVEALYFFTHRSKLNPTAECFDQKVGSGTWREQHSEDVVAKDDSVMGISRHFLYEGGCDSHQNGAWLMQEYQIVTTTHNNDATDQELVLCTLRKNPEKLPLPTTATAKNGNDVEDYCSRSST; the protein is encoded by the coding sequence ATGGAATTAGGTTTTCCAGTGGGTGTGAGATTTTATCCTACTGACCGGGAGCTGGTGGGTCACTACCTCCACAACAGAGCTGTTATGGGTGACCAGTTCCAGACCAAATTCGTCTCCGATTGTCCTGATTTTTATGGACAAAACGAGCCTTGGGTTATTTGGGACTTTTATGGTGGGAATAAATCTAGAAATGTAGAGGCTCTCTATTTCTTCACACATCGCAGCAAGTTGAATCCCACCGCTGAGTGCTTTGATCAGAAGGTGGGTTCCGGAACTTGGAGGGAGCAGCACTCGGAAGATGTTGTTGCCAAGGATGACAGTGTTATGGGAATCAGTCGACATTTTCTGTATGAGGGTGGATGTGATTCTCATCAGAATGGGGCTTGGTTGATGCAAGAGTACCAGATCGTGACTACCACTCACAACAATGATGCTACTGATCAAGAACTTGTACTCTGCACCTTGAGGAAGAACCCTGAAAAACTACCACTACCAACAACAGCTACTGCGAAGAATGGTAATGATGTAGAGGATTATTGTTCAAGGTCATCAACCTAG